One Fusobacterium perfoetens ATCC 29250 genomic window, ATTACCATTTATAATATTATTATCAGTACCATTATCTACAACAGGAGCATTTTATAGTTTAAAACTTTCAGGAAAAACAATGGATTCAATGGTAGCTGTAGGTTTTGTAATGTTAGCTGGAATAGTAGTAAATAACGCTATAGTGCTAATAGATTTTATAAAAACTGAAAGAGAAAATGGAATAGAGTTAAATGAAGCGGTTATAAAGGCTGGAAGAACTAGACTTAGACCAATTTTAATGACAACTTTAACTACAATTTTGGGAATGATACCTCTAGCTTTAAGTAATGGAGAAAGTTCTGAGATGTATGATGGAATGGCTTTTGTAGTTATTTTTGGACTTAGTTCAGCTACACTTTTAACTTTAATAGTTATTCCAATAATTTATTGTTTAATAGAAGATATAAGAAAATTTTTAAGAAAAAGTACTGGAAGATATGGTGGTTCAATAGTTGATTGGAGAAATTTTAAAAATAAATTTTCTAAATAATTAATAAATTAAAAAGAACTGTTGTAAATTTAATTTAGAAAATACAACAGTTCTTTTATTTTTATTTAAAATTTAAAATTATTTATAAATTCTTGAAGATTATTTATAAATTTTGCCACATGATATCCATCACAAACACCATGATGAACTTGGATTGATAGAGGTAAAAGAGTTTTATTATTTTCTGAAAAATATTTTCCAAAAGTAAATATAGGTGGATAATAGTTATATCCATTTTTTAAATTTAGATTAAAACCTGTAAAAGTTGTCCAAGGAATACTTGAAACATTAAAAATATTATTTTCAATTTGAGGTTTACCCATAAAATTTTTATTATCTCCATATTTTTTTACATCTTCTAAATAATTATTATAAAACTCTTGAAAATTTTCTGAAAACTCAGTCCAAAGATTAGAAAAGCTTTCACTATCTTTATGAAAAAAAGTATAGCTTGGATTTACTTTTTCATAAAAACCAAGATTATTATCTTTATCTAAATTCATTTTAAATTCCTTTTGAGAATTTACTATATATGAAAGTATATATAAAATTACAGGAAAAAATTTTATATTTTTTTCTTTAATTTTAGGGATTAAATTTGAAATATCAATATTAGTAGTTAAACTAAAAGTGCAAGGAACATCATTTGAATAAAGTTTAAATATATCTTTTCTATTCCAAGTTTCTAAATCAATTTTATAAAAATTCATAATATCCTCCAAAAATAAAGTAATAAAAAAAGACTAGTCATAAAAATGCTGTCTTTTTTTATATACCTATTGAATTTGTTATTATTTGTTTAATGCTTTAACAATTCTTGGGCTTAGAGTATCAGCGTTAGCTTTTAATATTTGCATAACTTCAACTTCGTTTGCAGATTTTAAAGTTTTTAAAACTTTAGTACAAACTTTAACTCTAAGAGGTTTTCCATTAATCATTATTGTTGCTGGTTGAAGATTTGGTTTCCAAACTCTGTTAGTTAATCTGTGAGAGTGAGAAATTTGATGTCCAAATGTAAGCCCTTTACCAGTGATTTCACATCTTTGCATAGTGCACCCCCCTAAAATAATGTTGCATATTATTATATCATTAACTTAAAAATAAATCAATAATTTTTTTTATATATAACAGAAAAAAATTTAAAAATTAAAAAAACTTTGAAAAATTACAAGAAAATTATGATATAATATTATGAAAAACTATATAATTTTAGAAAAGGTGATAATTTTGGAAAATCATAATTATAGCGTACTAGAGTTTGATAAATTGAAAAATGTTTTAGCTCAGTATATGATTACAAAGGGAAATAGAACTAAAGTTGAAAATTTTAAAATTTATTCAGATATAAACTCTCTAAAAAAAGATTTTGAAATTTTAAGAGATTTTATAGATTTTTCTAAATATGATGGTGGAATAGAAATCTTTAATTTAAGAGATATAATAGAAACTTTAAGAAAATGTGAACTTATTGGGATGTTTTTTGAGCCAGAAGAGTTATATGATATCAATCAAAATTTAAGAATTTTTAGATTATTTAAAAATAAAATAGATGAACTTGATAAATATAAAAATTTAAAAGCTAGATTTTCACAAGTTCCAACATTAAAATTTATTGAAGATATAATTAATAAAACAATAGACAATGAAAAAAATATTCAAGATGAAGCATCACTAGAGTTAAGAGATATTAGAGGACAAAAAAAATTATTATCAGCTAATATAAAAAGAAAATTTGATGAGATGTTTGCTGACGAATCTTTATCTCGTGCTATTCAAGAAAAAATAGTTACTAACCGTGATGGAAGAAATGTTATTCCTGTTAAAGCTGATTTTAAAGGAGTTATAAAAGGAATAGAACATGACAGGTCTTCTAGTGGACAAACTGTTTTTATAGAACCTTTAGGAGTTGTATCTCTTAATAACAAAATGAGAGAATTAGAAGCTAGAGAGAGGGAAGAAATAAGAAAAATTCTTCTTAGAATTACAGACCAAATTAGAGTAAATATAGATGATGTAAGAAAAATTGCTGAATCAGTTTTAGAAATAGATATGTTAAGCGGAAAAACTAGATTTGCTTTAGATTTTAAATGCAATATTCCAGAGATAAATCAAAGAGAACAATTAAGTATTATAGAAGGAAGACATCCATTTATTGAAAGAGATAAAGTAGTTCCACTAACTTTTGAAATTGGAAAAAAATATAATACTTTACTTATTACTGGACCAAATACAGGAGGAAAAACAGTTGCTCTAAAAGTAGCTGGACTTTTAACTCTTATGGCATTATCTGGAATTCCTATTCCAGCTAATGAAACTTCAAGTATAGGATTTTTCTCAGGTGTTTATGCTGATATTGGAGATGAACAAAGTATAGAACAATCTTTATCATCTTTCTCTGGACATTTAAAAAATGTTCAAAGTATCCTTACTTCTGTAACTAAAAACTCTTTAGTTTTACTAGATGAGTTAGGTTCAGGTACAGACCCAGTAGAAGGGTCAGCTTTTGCTATGGCTGTTATAGATTATTTAAAAGATAGAAAAGTAAAATCAATGATAACAACTCACTATAGTGAAGTAAAAGCCTATGGATATAATGAAGAAGAAATAGAAACAGCTTCAATGGAATTTAATTCAGAAACTTTATCTCCAACTTATAGATTACTTATAGGAATACCTGGAGAAAGTAATGCCTTGACTATTGCAAAAAGATTAGGGGTTTCTGATGAAATTATAGAAAAAGCAAAATCTTATATTAGTGATGAAAATAAAAAAGTTGAAAAGATGATTACTAATATAAAAGAAAAATCTGATGAGTTAGATTTAATGAAAGCACAAGTTGAAGAATTAAAAGAAAAAGTTAAAAAAGATCAAATAGAATATGAAGAAAAACTTAGAAAATTAGAAATAGAAAAAAATAATATCTTAAAAGAGGCCTATGAAAAAGCCGACCAAATGATGAAAGATATGCAAAATAAAGCAGCTGCCCTTGTTAAAAAGCTTCAATCAGAAGAAACTAAAAAAGATGATGCTAAGAGTGTACAAAAAAGTCTTAATATGCTTAGAAGCAATTTAGGAAAAGAAAAAGAGGAAAATGTAGAACAAAAACCTAAAGTAGCTAGAAAAATAGATTTCAAAGAGGGAGAAAAAGTTTTAGTAAATAGTCTAAAACAATATGCTGATATATTAAAAATCAATAAAACAAAGGAAACTGTATTAATTCAAGCAGGAATATTAAAACTAGAAGTATCTATTGATGATATTAGAAAAATAACTGAGAAGAAAACAAAAGAATATACTCAAGTGACTTCTTCAAAAAGTAGTCGTGTAGGTTCTAAGATTGATTTAAGAGGAAAAATGGTAGAAGAAGCAATTTATGAATTAGAATCTTATATGGATAAAGCAGTTTTAACAGGGTATAAAGAGATTCAAGTTGTAACAGGAAATGGTACAGGAGCTCTAAGAAAAGGAATTGTTGAATATCTAAAAAATTGTAGATATGTAAAAGATTTTAGATTTGGAGGACAAGGAGAAGGTGGTGTAGGTTGTACAGTAGTAACATTGAAATAAAATGTACTTTAATTGTTGCAGCTGCTGGTGTAGGAAAAAGAATGGGACTTGATTATCCAAAACAGTTTTTATACCACAAAGGAAAACCACTTTTTATAAATATTTTAGAAACTGCTGAAAAATCAAATTATATAGAAAATATAGTTGTAGTAACTAAAAAAGAATTAATACCAGAAGTAAAAAATCTATGTGAAAAATTTGGAATAAAAAAAGTTTCTAATATTGTAGAGGGAGGAAAAGAAAGACAAGAATCTATATATAATGGACTTCAAGTTTGTAAAAAAGAAAATATTATTGCAGTACAAGATGGAGTCAGACCTTTTTTTAAAGAGGAATATATAGAAAAATCTCTAAATGAACTTAAAGAAAATATTGAAATAAATGGAGTAGTTATAGGAATGCCTGTAAAAGATACTATAAAAGTAGTAGATGAAAATGGTATTATAACTTCTACTCCCAAAAGAGCAACTTTATTTTTAGCTCAAACTCCTCAAGTTTTTAGAGGAGAAATTTTAATTAAGGCCTATGAAAAAGCAAAAAATGAAAATTTTATAGGTACAGATGATTCTTCTTTAGTGGAAAGATATTTTGGAAAAGTAAAACTACTAGAGGGAGATTATGAAAATATAAAAATAACAACAATAGATGATATAAAATTTTTAGAAAATTAGGAGGTTATAGAAGATGATAAAAATCTACAATACAATGACAAGAAAAGTCGAAGAATTTATACCAGT contains:
- the rpmB gene encoding 50S ribosomal protein L28; the protein is MQRCEITGKGLTFGHQISHSHRLTNRVWKPNLQPATIMINGKPLRVKVCTKVLKTLKSANEVEVMQILKANADTLSPRIVKALNK
- a CDS encoding endonuclease MutS2, with the protein product MENHNYSVLEFDKLKNVLAQYMITKGNRTKVENFKIYSDINSLKKDFEILRDFIDFSKYDGGIEIFNLRDIIETLRKCELIGMFFEPEELYDINQNLRIFRLFKNKIDELDKYKNLKARFSQVPTLKFIEDIINKTIDNEKNIQDEASLELRDIRGQKKLLSANIKRKFDEMFADESLSRAIQEKIVTNRDGRNVIPVKADFKGVIKGIEHDRSSSGQTVFIEPLGVVSLNNKMRELEAREREEIRKILLRITDQIRVNIDDVRKIAESVLEIDMLSGKTRFALDFKCNIPEINQREQLSIIEGRHPFIERDKVVPLTFEIGKKYNTLLITGPNTGGKTVALKVAGLLTLMALSGIPIPANETSSIGFFSGVYADIGDEQSIEQSLSSFSGHLKNVQSILTSVTKNSLVLLDELGSGTDPVEGSAFAMAVIDYLKDRKVKSMITTHYSEVKAYGYNEEEIETASMEFNSETLSPTYRLLIGIPGESNALTIAKRLGVSDEIIEKAKSYISDENKKVEKMITNIKEKSDELDLMKAQVEELKEKVKKDQIEYEEKLRKLEIEKNNILKEAYEKADQMMKDMQNKAAALVKKLQSEETKKDDAKSVQKSLNMLRSNLGKEKEENVEQKPKVARKIDFKEGEKVLVNSLKQYADILKINKTKETVLIQAGILKLEVSIDDIRKITEKKTKEYTQVTSSKSSRVGSKIDLRGKMVEEAIYELESYMDKAVLTGYKEIQVVTGNGTGALRKGIVEYLKNCRYVKDFRFGGQGEGGVGCTVVTLK
- the ispD gene encoding 2-C-methyl-D-erythritol 4-phosphate cytidylyltransferase; its protein translation is MYSSNIEIKCTLIVAAAGVGKRMGLDYPKQFLYHKGKPLFINILETAEKSNYIENIVVVTKKELIPEVKNLCEKFGIKKVSNIVEGGKERQESIYNGLQVCKKENIIAVQDGVRPFFKEEYIEKSLNELKENIEINGVVIGMPVKDTIKVVDENGIITSTPKRATLFLAQTPQVFRGEILIKAYEKAKNENFIGTDDSSLVERYFGKVKLLEGDYENIKITTIDDIKFLEN
- the catA gene encoding type A chloramphenicol O-acetyltransferase; its protein translation is MNFYKIDLETWNRKDIFKLYSNDVPCTFSLTTNIDISNLIPKIKEKNIKFFPVILYILSYIVNSQKEFKMNLDKDNNLGFYEKVNPSYTFFHKDSESFSNLWTEFSENFQEFYNNYLEDVKKYGDNKNFMGKPQIENNIFNVSSIPWTTFTGFNLNLKNGYNYYPPIFTFGKYFSENNKTLLPLSIQVHHGVCDGYHVAKFINNLQEFINNFKF